One Candidatus Thorarchaeota archaeon DNA segment encodes these proteins:
- a CDS encoding shikimate kinase, whose amino-acid sequence MNPKPKNIGLIGFMATGKTTIGRKLADVLSWQFCDTDEIIESRTGKEISQIFSEEGEDTFRLLESDVVKEVCGLKKTVISFGGGAPLNPENRRLIEENVSVVLLRASADTIVARTSESGTRPLLNVTEDHLERRVQSLLNKRNEIYTEMMDVEIWTDELNAEEAVNVIVERLKL is encoded by the coding sequence ATGAATCCGAAGCCGAAGAATATCGGGCTGATTGGCTTCATGGCCACAGGCAAAACAACGATTGGCAGAAAGCTGGCTGATGTTCTGAGTTGGCAGTTTTGTGATACGGATGAAATTATTGAAAGTCGTACTGGAAAAGAAATCTCTCAAATATTCTCAGAAGAAGGTGAAGACACTTTTCGTCTGCTGGAATCGGATGTTGTCAAAGAAGTTTGTGGTCTCAAAAAAACGGTAATCAGTTTTGGAGGTGGAGCACCCCTTAATCCCGAAAATCGTCGGCTGATAGAGGAGAATGTGTCTGTTGTATTGCTAAGGGCATCAGCTGACACTATTGTTGCAAGAACTTCTGAATCGGGAACAAGACCGCTACTCAATGTGACGGAAGACCACCTTGAAAGAAGAGTCCAGTCACTCTTGAATAAGAGAAATGAAATCTACACAGAAATGATGGATGTTGAAATATGGACTGATGAATTGAATGCGGAAGAAGCTGTAAACGTAATCGTTGAGAGGTTGAAACTATGA
- the aroE gene encoding shikimate dehydrogenase, producing the protein MKSIVLAGNPVEHSYSPFMHNAAFRALGLQHEYEYSLQTLRSDELAEFVTSIAVGDLEGANVTIPHKQSIMVHLSKITRQAQSIGSVNTLYREDDTVVGCNTDMLGLVRVFRKSEIEIKGASAVVLGAGGAARSVVYALASLNAENVLIYNRTLSKARKLVEDFENHFSTPLAATTCPLGHDALWGYDLLLNCTPVGMKGHSAGETPIKKELLHDHLVVMDLVYNPVETRLLRDANSVGCRTVNGIALLIQQGAASFETWTGLKPPVDVMRNELLRKLEGESQ; encoded by the coding sequence TTGAAAAGCATTGTACTCGCAGGAAATCCAGTAGAGCACTCCTATAGTCCTTTCATGCATAATGCAGCCTTCAGGGCTCTTGGTCTGCAACATGAATATGAATACAGTCTTCAGACACTCAGAAGTGATGAATTGGCTGAGTTCGTAACTTCCATTGCGGTGGGAGACCTTGAAGGTGCGAATGTAACGATACCACATAAACAGAGCATTATGGTCCATTTATCAAAAATAACTAGGCAGGCGCAGTCTATTGGGTCAGTAAATACGCTGTATCGTGAGGATGATACGGTTGTTGGATGCAACACGGACATGCTAGGTCTCGTCCGCGTCTTCAGAAAATCTGAGATTGAAATCAAAGGCGCTTCAGCCGTGGTTCTGGGCGCAGGCGGAGCTGCAAGATCCGTAGTATATGCGCTTGCGAGTCTTAATGCAGAGAATGTCCTCATATACAATCGCACACTCAGCAAAGCAAGGAAACTGGTAGAAGACTTCGAAAACCATTTTTCTACTCCACTTGCAGCAACCACTTGTCCCCTCGGACATGATGCGCTTTGGGGATACGACTTACTTCTGAATTGCACTCCAGTCGGTATGAAAGGCCATTCAGCTGGTGAAACACCCATCAAGAAAGAGCTACTTCATGATCACTTGGTTGTTATGGACCTGGTGTACAATCCCGTAGAGACCCGCTTATTGAGAGATGCCAACAGCGTAGGTTGCAGGACAGTAAATGGTATTGCTCTCCTGATTCAACAAGGTGCTGCATCCTTTGAGACGTGGACCGGATTGAAACCACCTGTTGATGTGATGAGAAATGAACTACTCAGGAAATTGGAAGGTGAATCCCAATGA